A stretch of the Gemmatimonadota bacterium genome encodes the following:
- a CDS encoding sulfatase-like hydrolase/transferase, giving the protein MPKPNIVFIYSDQHRGDAVGCAGHPVIKTPHLDRLGSEGVVFSQCYTNGPICMPARATMMTGQYVREHGVWQNIVAADQRGPSHVRNVRDAGYHTALVGKTHLYTHTGGTKSQEKTAILEDWGFVDIQEMHGPHASGVNKSQYSDYLEELGLWETHRDYVVRSKTRLEEGRARAWEDPPCPLPSECHLDSYTGRTAAEWVRDYDGDKPFYLQVLFPGPHNPFDSPQEYRDMYSMDDIPLGIMDLPKEPYPKYIVRSLFRAGDAKTMTEEEKKQLVINYYAKITLIDNAIGGIIEALEAKGILDNTWIIYSSDHGEMAGDHRLSHKGVFYDMAVRVPLVVRPPGGQSGWTSEGLTDCLNITATVLDVAGAESLENSDGVSFAPQVLAGPDADGAQKGKDAVFSEVDGFTMVFDRRYKLVVESVSEKPVEMYDCQNDPYELNNVFEDPDMESVRRDLIDTHLSGIRGRLDREKLEFYRAIPAKTYSPPG; this is encoded by the coding sequence ATGCCAAAACCCAATATCGTTTTCATTTATTCGGATCAGCATCGCGGTGATGCAGTGGGGTGCGCCGGGCATCCGGTGATCAAAACACCACATCTGGATCGTCTGGGGTCCGAAGGGGTGGTGTTTAGCCAGTGTTATACCAATGGGCCGATTTGTATGCCTGCGCGAGCGACGATGATGACGGGGCAGTATGTGCGGGAACACGGTGTTTGGCAGAATATTGTTGCGGCCGATCAGCGTGGTCCCAGTCATGTGCGAAATGTGCGCGATGCGGGCTATCATACTGCTCTGGTGGGCAAGACCCACTTATATACGCACACGGGCGGTACAAAAAGTCAGGAAAAGACGGCAATATTGGAAGATTGGGGGTTTGTAGATATTCAGGAGATGCACGGTCCACACGCGTCGGGAGTGAACAAATCGCAGTATTCGGATTATCTCGAAGAATTGGGTTTGTGGGAGACGCACCGAGACTACGTGGTCAGGTCAAAGACGCGTCTGGAAGAGGGCAGGGCACGGGCCTGGGAAGATCCGCCCTGTCCATTGCCTTCTGAATGTCATTTGGACAGTTATACCGGGCGTACGGCCGCAGAATGGGTGCGCGATTACGATGGCGACAAGCCGTTCTATCTGCAGGTGTTGTTTCCGGGTCCGCACAATCCCTTTGATTCGCCACAGGAGTATCGGGATATGTACAGTATGGATGATATTCCTTTGGGTATTATGGATTTGCCCAAAGAACCGTATCCCAAATATATTGTGCGGTCGCTCTTTCGCGCTGGCGATGCCAAAACGATGACCGAAGAAGAAAAGAAACAACTGGTTATCAATTATTATGCAAAGATTACATTGATTGACAATGCAATTGGGGGTATTATCGAAGCTCTTGAGGCAAAGGGCATTTTGGACAATACCTGGATTATTTACAGTTCGGATCACGGTGAGATGGCTGGGGATCATCGGTTGAGCCACAAAGGGGTCTTTTACGATATGGCTGTACGGGTGCCTCTGGTTGTGCGTCCTCCAGGGGGGCAGTCTGGATGGACCTCTGAAGGACTGACGGATTGCTTGAATATCACGGCTACGGTTTTAGATGTTGCAGGGGCAGAGTCTTTGGAGAATAGCGATGGGGTTTCGTTTGCTCCGCAGGTGTTGGCAGGTCCAGATGCCGATGGCGCGCAAAAGGGCAAAGACGCTGTGTTTAGTGAGGTCGATGGGTTTACTATGGTTTTTGATAGGCGATACAAGCTGGTGGTTGAATCTGTGTCTGAGAAGCCGGTTGAGATGTACGATTGTCAAAATGATCCCTACGAACTGAATAATGTTTTTGAGGATCCCGATATGGAATCTGTTCGGCGAGATTTGATTGATACCCACTTGAGTGGGATTAGAGGCCGATTGGACCGGGAGAAGCTCGAGTTTTACCGGGCGATCCCGGCAAAGACGTATTCTCCACCAGGATAA
- a CDS encoding alpha-ketoacid dehydrogenase subunit beta encodes MRKISYAQAGMEALVEEMRRDPTTFHLSTDAPDALVKEFGSERVRATPIAEGALTGIAVGAAGSGFRPIINWSMVTFSFVAMDQIVNQAAKIHYMFGGQVKFPITFRTSVGGGRRVAAQHSQSPYSMFMNLAGLKMILPSTPYDMKGLLKTVIRDDNPVISFESNRLMDFAGEVPEEPYTVPLGKADIKREGADVTIVALAWLVHEALAAAEVLYKEGVSVEVLDPRSLVPLDCDAIRASVQKTGRLVIADEAGPTAGASAEIAAVATEDAETFAKMKAPVKRVCALHVPIPYTPQLEDHVFPDRDNIIAGVREVMNVG; translated from the coding sequence ATGAGAAAAATCTCTTATGCACAGGCCGGGATGGAAGCTCTTGTAGAAGAAATGAGGCGTGATCCAACGACGTTTCATCTGTCAACCGATGCGCCCGATGCGCTCGTCAAAGAGTTTGGGTCTGAACGCGTGCGCGCCACGCCTATTGCCGAGGGCGCGCTTACAGGTATTGCTGTTGGTGCTGCGGGTTCTGGGTTCCGTCCGATTATTAACTGGAGTATGGTTACGTTTTCTTTTGTGGCGATGGATCAGATTGTGAATCAGGCAGCCAAGATTCACTATATGTTCGGGGGGCAGGTGAAGTTTCCAATTACTTTCCGCACGTCGGTCGGCGGTGGCAGGCGGGTTGCGGCGCAGCACTCGCAGAGTCCGTATTCGATGTTTATGAATCTGGCGGGGTTGAAGATGATTTTGCCTTCGACGCCTTATGATATGAAGGGGCTTCTCAAAACTGTTATTCGGGATGATAATCCCGTTATTTCTTTTGAGTCCAATCGCCTCATGGATTTTGCGGGCGAGGTTCCCGAAGAGCCTTATACCGTGCCTTTGGGCAAAGCGGATATTAAACGCGAGGGTGCAGATGTCACGATTGTGGCGCTGGCCTGGCTGGTTCACGAAGCGCTGGCGGCTGCTGAGGTGCTGTATAAGGAGGGGGTTTCGGTTGAGGTGCTGGATCCGCGCTCATTGGTTCCGCTCGATTGCGATGCTATTCGCGCGTCTGTGCAAAAGACCGGGCGGCTGGTTATTGCGGATGAGGCGGGTCCCACGGCGGGCGCTTCAGCCGAGATTGCCGCTGTGGCGACCGAAGATGCGGAGACTTTTGCAAAGATGAAGGCGCCCGTCAAACGCGTCTGCGCCCTCCATGTGCCCATTCCTTACACGCCCCAGTTGGAAGATCACGTTTTTCCTGATCGGGATAATATTATTGCAGGTGTCAGGGAAGTGATGAATGTCGGATAG
- a CDS encoding thiamine pyrophosphate-dependent dehydrogenase E1 component subunit alpha, producing MALTQEKQLEMLRIMQTIRRFEERASDDYRAGDIYGVVHCYIGEEAVATGVCAALNPDDQIISTHRGHGHCIAKGADLKRMMAELYGRETGYCKGKGGSMHIADFSIGMLGANGIVAGGIPIVTGAGLAAQLEGKGRVAVSFFGDGASNAGPFHESINIAAAWKLPMIYVCENNLYAASTPAAGTLAHSDVAARAAGYDIPGVVVDGNDVMAVYDAAQEAVARARKDEGPSLIECKTYRWRGHTERVGAADPRPQSEIRAWKERDPIERFVAGLMDQGCITQEAWQEMDGEILAEVEASVQFAIESPFPDLEAAIEDVFAE from the coding sequence ATGGCTCTTACACAGGAGAAACAACTCGAGATGCTGCGGATTATGCAAACGATCCGGCGCTTTGAAGAGCGCGCGTCTGATGATTATCGCGCAGGGGATATTTACGGTGTTGTTCATTGTTATATCGGCGAGGAGGCCGTTGCTACGGGTGTCTGTGCCGCGCTCAATCCGGATGATCAGATTATCAGTACGCACCGCGGGCACGGGCATTGTATTGCCAAGGGCGCGGATTTGAAGCGGATGATGGCTGAGCTTTATGGGCGGGAGACGGGGTATTGTAAGGGCAAAGGGGGGTCGATGCATATTGCCGATTTTAGTATTGGGATGCTGGGTGCTAATGGTATTGTTGCAGGTGGCATACCGATTGTTACGGGTGCTGGTCTGGCCGCGCAACTCGAGGGCAAGGGGCGCGTTGCGGTCTCGTTTTTTGGCGATGGGGCATCCAATGCAGGTCCGTTTCACGAGTCGATTAATATTGCTGCGGCGTGGAAGTTGCCTATGATCTATGTTTGCGAGAATAATCTTTACGCGGCGAGCACTCCGGCAGCAGGTACGCTGGCGCATAGCGATGTTGCTGCGCGTGCCGCGGGGTACGATATCCCGGGGGTGGTTGTTGATGGGAATGATGTGATGGCGGTTTATGACGCGGCTCAGGAGGCTGTTGCCCGCGCGCGCAAGGACGAGGGTCCTTCGCTGATTGAGTGTAAGACTTATCGCTGGCGGGGGCATACGGAGAGGGTTGGCGCGGCTGATCCAAGGCCGCAGAGCGAGATTCGCGCATGGAAGGAGAGAGATCCAATTGAGCGATTTGTCGCGGGTCTGATGGATCAGGGATGTATTACCCAGGAGGCGTGGCAAGAGATGGATGGTGAAATTCTCGCGGAGGTTGAAGCGTCGGTGCAATTTGCCATAGAGAGTCCATTTCCAGATTTAGAAGCTGCTATCGAAGATGTTTTTGCCGAGTGA
- a CDS encoding GNAT family N-acetyltransferase, whose protein sequence is MKTDRFPSKVPSFPIGSYNLRGIKPEDAPSLYQFMSDKEVTQFTSLHAKTLEEVQSWIELMMEQFVKKQSIYWVITADNRAIGRCHYIYLDAIHSRAEIGYYLAKEYWGCGIMTNAVAAIVEYGFEHLKLNRIEARSISRNYGSTRVLEKVGFSKEGTLRQHTFRAGEFFDKEKWIAHKFA, encoded by the coding sequence ATGAAAACAGACCGATTTCCATCGAAAGTTCCATCCTTCCCAATCGGATCTTATAACCTGCGCGGAATAAAACCTGAGGACGCGCCCTCTCTCTACCAATTTATGTCAGACAAAGAGGTAACCCAATTTACAAGCTTACATGCAAAAACGCTTGAAGAGGTCCAATCATGGATTGAACTTATGATGGAACAGTTTGTGAAGAAACAATCGATTTATTGGGTCATAACAGCGGATAATCGTGCCATTGGTCGATGTCACTATATTTATCTCGACGCTATACATTCAAGAGCCGAAATTGGATACTACCTCGCAAAAGAGTACTGGGGCTGCGGAATTATGACAAATGCTGTTGCTGCAATTGTAGAATACGGTTTTGAACACCTCAAATTGAATCGAATCGAAGCAAGGTCGATTTCCAGGAATTATGGTTCCACGCGCGTCCTTGAAAAAGTCGGTTTTTCAAAAGAAGGCACACTGAGGCAGCATACTTTCAGAGCCGGTGAGTTTTTCGATAAAGAAAAATGGATTGCGCATAAATTTGCGTAA
- a CDS encoding thiamine pyrophosphate-binding protein: MSSDVHMNGGQALAEMFRLHNPAPMFGMGGFQLLPFYDAVRELGLSHTLINDERCGIFAADAWARVTGRPGICDGTLGPGATNLVTGLVESLNAGVPLIVVVGNSNREHSWKNMTQEARQTEILAPAAKALIRVESGNRIPELVRRAYAVATSGRPGPVVLDVPEDIAHGEYDYPRADFFVDPETLRIPAQRSRPGRDAVARAAECLRDARRPIILAGGGVHLSGAYCELQSFAEAFSIPVAQTLSGKGAIPCIHPLSVGLFGRWSRIANDLIASADCILSVGCKMGEIATKRYDLIPRDVPFIHLDIVAEEIGRTTPATVSLWGDAAEGLRDLHACLSSDRVAIQEMRVGYLAEVSERMAVWRAEAEPRYASDERPVNMARVVRELQNAMPEDGILVVDGGFAAHWTGLLYDSTRSGRTYIANRGFASIGYGLPGTMGAQLAAGDSPVVGLTGDAGFNMVLGELETARRLELGFTLAIVNNAASGYVKALQHNMYAGRYQSSDLSETDYADTARALGCQSIRVDDPGALQGAFAEGIANRDTPTIIDVIVTRDPSKMLPGVDSRTAPVKKGDRPA, translated from the coding sequence ATGTCTTCAGATGTACACATGAATGGCGGGCAGGCGCTTGCCGAGATGTTTCGCCTTCACAATCCTGCGCCTATGTTCGGTATGGGGGGGTTTCAGCTTCTGCCTTTTTACGATGCGGTGCGCGAACTTGGGCTTTCGCATACGTTGATCAATGATGAGCGCTGTGGTATTTTTGCCGCGGATGCCTGGGCGCGCGTAACTGGTCGTCCCGGTATATGCGATGGGACGCTCGGTCCCGGGGCGACGAATCTGGTTACGGGATTGGTGGAGTCTCTCAATGCGGGTGTTCCGCTTATTGTTGTTGTGGGCAATAGCAATCGCGAGCATTCGTGGAAGAATATGACGCAGGAGGCGCGTCAGACGGAGATTTTGGCGCCAGCGGCTAAAGCGCTTATTCGGGTCGAGAGCGGCAATCGCATTCCCGAGCTTGTGCGGCGCGCGTACGCTGTTGCCACGTCGGGGAGACCGGGACCTGTTGTGCTGGATGTGCCCGAGGATATTGCACATGGGGAGTATGATTATCCCAGGGCGGATTTTTTTGTGGATCCAGAAACGCTGCGTATTCCCGCACAGCGTTCGCGCCCGGGTCGAGATGCGGTTGCGCGTGCGGCGGAGTGTTTGCGCGATGCCCGGCGGCCGATTATTCTCGCTGGCGGTGGTGTCCATCTTTCTGGCGCTTATTGCGAGTTGCAGAGCTTTGCGGAGGCGTTTAGTATTCCGGTTGCGCAAACGCTGAGTGGCAAGGGCGCGATTCCCTGTATTCATCCGCTTAGCGTGGGGTTATTCGGACGCTGGTCTCGGATTGCCAATGATTTGATTGCGTCTGCAGATTGTATTCTGTCGGTTGGTTGCAAGATGGGCGAGATTGCCACGAAACGCTATGATTTGATTCCGCGCGATGTGCCTTTTATTCATCTCGATATTGTGGCTGAAGAAATCGGGCGCACGACGCCTGCTACAGTTTCACTCTGGGGCGATGCGGCTGAGGGCTTGCGCGATCTTCATGCGTGTTTGTCCTCTGATCGGGTGGCGATACAGGAGATGCGCGTGGGCTATTTGGCCGAGGTCTCAGAGCGGATGGCTGTCTGGCGAGCCGAGGCAGAGCCGCGTTATGCGTCTGACGAGAGACCCGTCAATATGGCGCGGGTGGTGCGCGAATTGCAAAATGCGATGCCCGAAGACGGTATTCTCGTTGTGGATGGTGGGTTTGCCGCGCATTGGACTGGTTTGCTCTACGATTCAACCCGGTCTGGGCGCACGTATATTGCCAATCGCGGATTTGCGTCTATCGGTTACGGGTTGCCGGGTACGATGGGCGCGCAACTCGCGGCGGGTGATTCACCCGTTGTTGGTCTGACCGGAGATGCGGGGTTTAATATGGTGCTCGGTGAATTGGAGACGGCCCGGCGTCTTGAGCTTGGGTTTACCCTCGCTATTGTGAATAATGCGGCTTCGGGCTATGTTAAAGCTCTCCAGCACAATATGTATGCGGGGCGCTATCAGTCGAGTGATTTGAGCGAGACGGATTATGCCGATACGGCCCGTGCGCTTGGATGTCAGAGTATTCGCGTGGATGATCCCGGGGCATTGCAAGGTGCTTTTGCCGAGGGGATTGCCAATCGCGATACGCCTACGATTATCGATGTTATTGTTACGAGAGATCCGTCAAAAATGTTGCCGGGCGTTGATAGCCGAACAGCGCCGGTTAAAAAGGGCGATAGGCCAGCGTGA
- a CDS encoding DUF433 domain-containing protein → MDEKKLLERITINPKIFGGKPIVRGRRLAVEHVLSMLAAGDTSEVLLKGYPWLTHEDIQACLLYARKVIGHERVEPIRPADAEV, encoded by the coding sequence ATGGATGAAAAAAAACTCCTGGAACGAATTACGATCAACCCGAAGATTTTTGGAGGTAAACCTATTGTTCGAGGACGTCGGCTTGCTGTTGAACATGTCCTTAGTATGCTCGCAGCAGGAGATACCTCTGAGGTGCTGCTTAAAGGGTATCCTTGGCTGACACATGAAGATATTCAAGCCTGCCTACTATATGCCCGAAAGGTGATTGGACACGAGCGTGTTGAACCGATCCGACCTGCTGATGCGGAAGTGTGA
- a CDS encoding DUF2442 domain-containing protein — translation MTRNILVHSDKDVPKRVLTAWSLGCPDQLIATAQVVDGELFVMACDHTLFRVGFEEMPALKRIPEEQRSSFTISSEGSYIHWPEADVHIDLDAVRYLKDDMWREKKDRERLMSGIRFGEAVAAFRKQCEIKQADIQGLSERQVRRIEKGERTKVDTLGILARSHGLSLKAYLDKIAEILSEGGEVISRVSTSIPQDTIDLRGGRYDQK, via the coding sequence ATGACTCGAAACATTCTTGTGCATTCGGATAAGGATGTGCCAAAGCGCGTGCTCACGGCCTGGAGTCTTGGATGTCCGGATCAGCTGATTGCCACTGCACAGGTCGTTGATGGTGAGCTCTTTGTCATGGCCTGTGACCATACCCTGTTCAGAGTTGGCTTTGAAGAAATGCCCGCACTCAAGCGTATTCCAGAAGAACAGCGTTCTTCGTTTACCATCTCCAGCGAAGGCAGTTATATTCACTGGCCTGAGGCTGATGTACATATCGACCTGGATGCTGTGCGCTACCTGAAAGACGATATGTGGCGAGAGAAAAAGGATCGGGAAAGATTGATGTCTGGCATTCGGTTCGGAGAGGCGGTTGCCGCATTTCGAAAACAGTGCGAGATTAAGCAAGCCGATATTCAAGGTCTTTCGGAACGCCAGGTGCGCAGAATCGAAAAGGGAGAACGGACAAAGGTGGATACGCTGGGGATTCTGGCAAGAAGTCACGGTTTGTCCCTGAAAGCATATCTGGATAAAATTGCCGAAATTCTTTCTGAAGGTGGTGAGGTTATCTCCAGGGTCTCGACCTCGATCCCGCAAGACACCATAGACTTAAGAGGGGGCAGATATGATCAAAAATGA